A region of Deinococcus rubellus DNA encodes the following proteins:
- the pgeF gene encoding peptidoglycan editing factor PgeF, protein MLHAPNLTSPHSFTTRFGGVSEGVYAAPNDGGGLNMDGRAIGGVQDDPQSVTENRRRALAALGFGPPDLALLWQIHGADVVQAQPDVTQTADAQVSDRPGTLLGILTADCFPILFEDPEAGVIGAAHAGWKGTLERVAARTVTAMLRLGARPERIRAAVGPGISAARYQVGADVAGQFTAAGLGAHVQERQLGLAGANRQVLLEAGLLDPQIWLSGRCTFEPAFYSHRRDAGRTGRMLALIGLRRA, encoded by the coding sequence ATGCTTCACGCCCCGAACCTGACTTCGCCTCACAGTTTCACGACCCGTTTCGGCGGCGTCTCGGAGGGCGTCTACGCTGCGCCGAACGACGGCGGCGGCCTGAATATGGACGGCCGGGCCATCGGCGGCGTGCAGGACGACCCGCAGAGCGTCACCGAGAACCGTCGCCGCGCCCTGGCCGCGCTGGGATTTGGGCCGCCGGACCTGGCGCTACTGTGGCAAATTCACGGCGCGGACGTGGTGCAGGCCCAGCCGGACGTGACCCAGACGGCGGACGCCCAGGTGAGTGACCGCCCCGGTACGTTGCTGGGCATTCTTACCGCCGACTGCTTCCCCATTTTGTTCGAAGACCCCGAGGCGGGCGTGATCGGCGCGGCCCACGCGGGCTGGAAGGGGACGCTGGAGCGGGTGGCGGCGCGGACGGTCACGGCCATGCTGCGCCTCGGCGCACGCCCCGAGCGCATCCGGGCCGCTGTGGGACCGGGCATCAGTGCCGCGCGCTACCAGGTGGGCGCAGACGTGGCCGGGCAATTCACGGCGGCAGGTCTGGGCGCGCACGTCCAGGAGCGGCAGCTTGGCCTGGCTGGAGCCAACCGGCAGGTGCTGCTTGAGGCGGGCCTGCTGGACCCGCAGATCTGGCTCTCTGGCCGCTGCACCTTCGAGCCGGCCTTCTACTCGCACCGCCGCGACGCCGGGCGCACTGGGCGGATGCTGGCCCTGATCGGTCTGAGGCGGGCCTGA